Within the Pirellulales bacterium genome, the region CCAAGTGAATCACAATATCGGGGCGCTGTTCACGGTAAAGTCTCTTGACCTGTTCTTCTTGCGTCAGGTCGTACTGGGCACGTCGCGGAATAATCAGTTGATCAGGCGAGACACCTCGGTCTATTAATTGCGCGCACACAAAACGACCCAAGAATCCTGCGCCGCCGGTCACACATACTCGAGATTCTGTCCATTGGATCATTCGAGCACCACCGTTATCTCCTGTGAATCGGCAATTTATCGTGTTCGACTTCGGCCACACCGTTCTCCTTATGCTCAAAATCAGCTGAAGCGACCGTCGGAAAGTGCTCCTTCAAGACTTGCTCGCGCTGCGCTAACTCAAAATCAGCCTGAACCATCATCGTCACCAGTTGCTCGAATGAGATGCGCGGATGCCATCCCAAGACGCTGCGCGCCTTGGTCGCGTTACCTAGCAATACATCGACTTCCGTCGGACGGAAGTAACGTGGATCAGTCCGCACAAAATCTCGATAATCCAGTCCGAGGCAGTCAAACGTTCGTTCACAGAAATCACGAACGGAATACGTTTGGCCGGTGGCAATCACGTAATCGTCAGGTGATCGCTGCTGCAGCATCAGCCACATCGCTTCGACATAGTCGCCTGCGAAGCCCCAATCGCGCTTCGCCTCCAAATTGCCTAAGTAGAGACATTCTTGTAGGCCCAGCTTAATTCGCGTGGCTGCCCGCGTGATCTTACGAGTGACGAACGTTTCTCCGCGGCGCGGAGATTCATGGTTGAATAGTATCCCGCAGGACGCATGCAACCCATAACTTTCCCGGTAGTTGACCGTAATCCAATGCGCGTACAATTTCGCTGCCGCATAGGGAGAACAGGGATAAAAGGGGGTCGTTTCTTGTTGCGGGATTTCCGCGACTTTGCCAAACATTTCCGAGCTGGACGCCTGGTAGAACCGAACTGCGTTGCCGGAAGCATCTTGAAAATCGCGCACCGCCTCCAGCAATTTGAGGGTGCCGACAGCTCCCGCGTCGGCCGTATAGATGGGCTGGTCAAAGCTGACCCGCACATGGCTTTGGGCGCCCAAGTTGTAGACTTCCGTCGGGCGAATCTGCCGTACCAGTCGGGACAATCCATTGGCATCGGTTAAGTCGCCGTGATGGAGCTTCAGCCGCGCTTCGGTGAGATGCGGATCATGATAGAGGTGCTCGAGGCGGCCAGTATTAAACGAGCTTGCCCGCCTAATGATACCATGGACTTCGTAGCCCTTCGACAACAGCAATTCCGTCAAATACGATCCATCCTGGCCGGTGATTCCTGTGATGAGTGCGCGGTGTAGAGTATCTACCATAGGTACATTGAGTTTGATGATTGTCGCAGACCGCAGTGCAGGGCTTGGCTGGTACGGTGGAGACGAAAGCTCGACGGAATTATTGATGTCTTATGT harbors:
- the gmd gene encoding GDP-mannose 4,6-dehydratase codes for the protein MVDTLHRALITGITGQDGSYLTELLLSKGYEVHGIIRRASSFNTGRLEHLYHDPHLTEARLKLHHGDLTDANGLSRLVRQIRPTEVYNLGAQSHVRVSFDQPIYTADAGAVGTLKLLEAVRDFQDASGNAVRFYQASSSEMFGKVAEIPQQETTPFYPCSPYAAAKLYAHWITVNYRESYGLHASCGILFNHESPRRGETFVTRKITRAATRIKLGLQECLYLGNLEAKRDWGFAGDYVEAMWLMLQQRSPDDYVIATGQTYSVRDFCERTFDCLGLDYRDFVRTDPRYFRPTEVDVLLGNATKARSVLGWHPRISFEQLVTMMVQADFELAQREQVLKEHFPTVASADFEHKENGVAEVEHDKLPIHRR